The proteins below come from a single Corylus avellana chromosome ca3, CavTom2PMs-1.0 genomic window:
- the LOC132175368 gene encoding scarecrow-like protein 22, with amino-acid sequence MRGMPFQLQGKGVFEIAGFAPICAWNSNNHKKEELLGFGSNNNSSGNNNSNEPTSVLHMRRSPSPPTSASTLSSSFGGGGGGGGSSEPPPAATAPEHGLTRKDEWPSELQPFPSGLEAVTGGGQRCALGLEDWESMLSETGGSPSHGQEHSLLRWIAGDVDDPSFGLKQLLQSASNPLDLDGNAGLGVVDQSPGGFEPIGGVSGTGNLITSINHCPNLSAYPGSGGFTNSNNNSNSNGKNGGTIVPSSSGALNYKVSSVGLNSSNSNNNNNCNMQNPVYSCSGNSLPLPVTLPPGMIYQQQQFEAPDEKPQIVNPQVLLNQPPNSQNPNFFLPLAFSQQEQHLLQPPHSKRPNWVGLDPLTPIPKVPFGDPGHEFLLRKQPQHLGFSAGVQFFPQQQKPLMVPKLQKMGPGEEDMAHHHHQHQQQQQQLALLDQLYKAAELVGTGNFSHAQGILARLNHQLSPVGKPLHRAAFYFKEALQLLLLMNNPVTSPPPRSPTPFDVIFKMGAYKVFSEISPLIQFVNFTCNQALLEALDDVDRIHIVDFDIGFGAQWASFMQELPMRNRGAPSLKITAFASPHTHHPIELGLMRDNLTQFANEIGIRFELEVVNFDCLDQTSYSLPILRASENEAVAVNFPVWSSSNQPAALPSLLRFVKQLSPKIVVSLDRGCDRTDLPFPQHVVQALHSYINLMESLDAVNVTSDAVSKIERFLLQPKIESTVLGRLRAPDKMPLWKTLFASAGFLPLTFSNFTETQAECVVKRTPVRGFHVEKRQASLVLCWQRRELISASAWRC; translated from the coding sequence ATGAGAGGGATGCCCTTTCAGCTACAGGGAAAGGGGGTCTTTGAAATCGCAGGTTTTGCTCCGATTTGTGCTTGGAACAGTAACAACCATAAGAAAGAAGAGCTTCTTGGCTTTGGGagcaacaacaacagcagcggcaacaacaacagcaacgAACCCACTTCTGTGCTTCATATGAGAAGAAGCCCGAGCCCTCCCACATCGGCATCGACTCTGTCTTCGTCTttcggcggcggcggcggcggaggAGGCTCCTCGGAACCACCGCCTGCCGCAACTGCGCCCGAACATGGACTCACTCGAAAGGACGAGTGGCCGTCGGAGCTCCAACCGTTTCCGAGTGGACTAGAGGCGGTCACCGGCGGAGGGCAGAGATGCGCGCTTGGATTGGAAGACTGGGAGAGCATGTTATCGGAAACGGGGGGGTCGCCAAGCCACGGACAGGAGCATTCGCTGCTGCGTTGGATCGCGGGCGATGTGGACGACCCGTCGTTCGGCCTCAAACAGCTCTTGCAGAGCGCAAGCAATCCTCTCGATTTAGATGGCAATGCTGGGCTGGGAGTCGTCGATCAGAGCCCCGGCGGGTTCGAGCCCATTGGAGGCGTTTCGGGTACTGGTAATCTAATTACAAGCATTAATCACTGTCCTAATCTTTCAGCTTATCCAGGTTCTGGTGGGTTTACAAAtagcaacaacaacagcaacagcaacgGAAAGAATGGTGGTACAATTGTACCAAGCTCTTCTGGGGCCTTAAATTACAAGGTTTCTAGTGTTGGGTTGAACAGcagcaacagcaacaacaacaacaattgtaATATGCAAAACCCTGTTTATAGTTGCTCAGGTAACAGTCTCCCTCTTCCAGTTACTTTGCCTCCTGGCATGATTTATCAGCAGCAACAGTTTGAAGCCCCAGATGAGAAGCCCCAGATTGTGAATCCGCAGGTGTTGTTGAACCAACCGCCAAACTCTCAAAATCCTAACTTTTTTCTGCCGTTGGCCTTTTCCCAACAAGAACAGCACCTCCTGCAGCCTCCCCATTCGAAGCGACCCAACTGGGTTGGGTTAGATCCCCTCACTCCGATCCCGAAGGTTCCTTTTGGCGATCCTGGGCACGAGTTTTTGCTCAGAAAACAGCCACAACATCTGGGGTTCTCTGCAGGAGTGCAATTTTTTCCTCAGCAACAAAAGCCACTGATGGTGCCCAAGCTGCAGAAAATGGGACCGGGCGAAGAGGACATGGCCCATCACCACCACCAGCaccagcaacagcaacagcagcTTGCTTTGCTCGACCAGCTCTATAAGGCCGCAGAGCTGGTAGGGACTGGGAATTTCTCACACGCGCAAGGGATATTGGCGCGGCTCAATCACCAGCTCTCCCCTGTTGGAAAGCCCCTCCACAGGGCTGCTTTCTACTTCAAGGAGGCTCTGCAATTGCTCCTCCTTATGAACAACCCAGTCACCTCCCCTCCACCAAGGAGCCCAACCCCATTTGATGTTATCTTCAAGATGGGCGCTTACAAAGTCTTCTCTGAGATCTCTCCTCTTATTCAGTTTGTCAATTTCACCTGCAACCAGGCCCTCCTTGAAGCTCTCGATGATGTTGACCGTATTCATATTGTGGACTTCGATATTGGCTTTGGTGCTCAGTGGGCGTCGTTTATGCAAGAGCTTCCAATGAGGAATAGGGGTGCCccatcattgaaaatcactGCCTTTGCCTCTCCTCACACCCATCATCCCATTGAGCTCGGGCTTATGCGCGACAACTTAACGCAGTTTGCTAATGAGATTGGGATACGTTTTGAACTTGAAGTGGTTAACTTTGATTGCTTGGACCAAACCTCTTATTCCCTGCCCATTCTGCGAGCATCTGAGAATGAGGCAGTTGCTGTAAATTTTCCCGTTTGGTCTTCTTCCAATCAACCGGCTGCGCTTCCTTCTCTCCTCCGCTTTGTGAAGCAGCTCTCGCCGAAAATTGTGGTATCGTTGGACCGAGGGTGTGATAGAACCGACCTTCCCTTCCCACAACATGTTGTACAAGCTCTCCACTCCTACATAAATCTCATGGAGTCTCTGGATGCTGTTAATGTGACTTCGGATGCTGTGAGCAAGATTGAGAGGTTCCTTCTTCAGCCTAAGATCGAAAGCACTGTACTGGGGCGTCTCCGAGCCCCCGACAAAATGCCCCTTTGGAAAACACTCTTTGCCTCCGCCGGGTTCTTACCTTTAACATTCAGTAATTTCACTGAAACTCAGGCAGAATGTGTGGTGAAGAGGACTCCGGTTAGGGGGTTTCACGTTGAGAAGCGCCAGGCGTCGCTTGTGCTCTGCTGGCAGCGTCGGGAGCTCATCTCAGCTTCAGCTTGGAGGTGCTGA